The Syntrophobotulus glycolicus DSM 8271 DNA window AATTTCCAATAAATTCATCTTTGCACTTGTCGGCGAGGTCATTGGGACTGGTGTAATCAGTGCAATTATTTCCGTTCCTGTCATGAAAGCTTTTTATGGACTTGCACCTGAAACTCCGTTTTACTTCTATATCCCGTTTTTTACCCCATCATCCGCTATGGGTGGAACTTTAGGTGTTCTGCTTCTGATTGCGCTTAAGAAAGCAAAAGTTCTCAATAAAATAAAAGCGTGGGACAATAAAAAAGAAAAAAGTGACAGCTTGTCAAGCTAAGATAGAATACTTGAAG harbors:
- a CDS encoding energy coupling factor transporter S component ThiW, which codes for MHKISNKFIFALVGEVIGTGVISAIISVPVMKAFYGLAPETPFYFYIPFFTPSSAMGGTLGVLLLIALKKAKVLNKIKAWDNKKEKSDSLSS